In a single window of the Actinomycetota bacterium genome:
- a CDS encoding aquaporin, with protein sequence MKNNDARVLGAELVGTAVLLIGGPGSAILAGDRIGVLGVSLAFGFSLLVMAYVVGPISGCHINPAVTLAMLLARKIPMGHAIMAWIGQIVGAALGGAIILGIANGVEGFERGSFAANGWANLSPGGYNLGSAIVIEVVLTALLVVVVLTTTNEELKVNFGGLTLGITLALIHMISIPVTNTSVNPARSFGTAIYATLDSDALEQLWAFILFPLVGAILGVFVWLMLSETRLEETELFMPGLAAARDMADKVVDEVVDEVEEHTDSPDAPGMH encoded by the coding sequence ATGAAGAACAACGACGCACGGGTGCTGGGGGCCGAGCTCGTCGGCACCGCCGTCCTGTTGATCGGAGGCCCGGGATCAGCGATCCTGGCCGGAGACCGCATCGGCGTCCTCGGTGTCTCGCTGGCATTCGGCTTCTCACTGCTCGTGATGGCCTACGTGGTCGGACCGATCTCGGGATGTCACATCAACCCCGCCGTCACGCTTGCCATGCTCCTCGCGCGCAAGATCCCGATGGGCCACGCGATCATGGCGTGGATCGGACAGATCGTCGGCGCCGCGCTCGGCGGGGCGATCATCCTCGGCATCGCGAACGGCGTCGAGGGGTTCGAACGGGGCAGCTTCGCGGCCAACGGGTGGGCGAACCTGTCGCCCGGGGGCTACAACCTCGGTTCGGCCATCGTGATCGAGGTGGTGCTCACGGCGCTGCTCGTCGTCGTCGTGCTGACCACCACCAACGAGGAGCTGAAGGTGAACTTCGGCGGGCTCACGCTCGGGATCACGCTCGCCCTCATCCACATGATCTCGATCCCGGTCACGAACACCTCGGTCAACCCGGCCCGTTCGTTCGGCACCGCGATCTACGCCACGCTCGACAGCGACGCGCTGGAGCAGCTCTGGGCGTTCATCCTGTTCCCACTCGTCGGAGCGATCCTCGGGGTCTTCGTGTGGCTGATGCTCTCCGAGACCCGCCTCGAGGAGACCGAGCTGTTCATGCCCGGCCTCGCGGCCGCCCGCGACATGGCCGACAAGGTGGTGGACGAAGTGGTCGACGAGGTGGAGGAGCACACGGACAGCCCCGATGCTCCCGGCATGCACTGA